The genomic segment NNNNNNNNNNNNNNNNNNNNNNNNNNNNNNNNNNNNNNNNNNNNNNNNNNNNNNNNNNNNNNNNNNNNNNNNNNNNNNNNNNNNNNNNNNNNNNNNNNNNNNNNNNNNNNNNNNNNNNNNNNNNNNNNNNNNNNNNNNNNNNNNNNNNNNNNNNNNNNNNNNNNNNNNNNNNNNNNNNNNNNNNNNNNNNNNNNNNNNNNNNNNNNNNNNNNNNNNNNNNNNNNNNNNNNNNNNNNNNNNNNNNNNNNNNNNNNNNNNNNNNNNNNNNNNNNNNNNNNNNNNNNNNNNNNNNNNNNNNNNNNNNNNNNNNNNNNNNNNNNNNNNNNNNNNNNNNNNNNNNNNNNNNNNNNNNNNNNNNNNNNNNNNNNNNNNNNNNNNNNNNNNNNNNNNNNNNNNNNNNNNNNNNNNNNNNNNNNNNNNNNNNNNNNNNNNNNNNNNNNNNNNNNNNNNNNNNNNNNNNNNNNNNNNNNNNNNNNNNNNNNNNNNNNNNNNNNNNNNNNNNNNNNNNNNNNNNNNNNNNNNNNNNNNNNNNNNNNNNNNNNNNNNNNNNNNNNNNNNNNNNNNNNNNNNNNNNNNNCTTGTTATATATTCCAGGTTTTCTCTGAAATCCATTGCATTATGAAAAAACAATTAACttgctgtcctttgacctcagcCTTCCTACTTGTGAGATTTGAGTTATGTGTGATCACAGAGGAGTAGACACAGTTCAAATATGAGAAGTGAATAGACTGAGCTATGGATGGAACATTGATACCTTCATAAGCAGCTCCTTTTCACTGACCNCAAAACTTAAACCCATAATTTTTATTCATCCANTTGGGAACAAATATAAATCAAGGTGAATATTTNCATAGTACATGAGGCAGTTTTCTTATACAATNTTGGAAAGGTTTCAAATATATCTGTCAATTAAACTCACCAATTTCAGGACAACCCCTACCTCAGTTTATATACACAGTCAAAATATAGCACATAAAATTATAAGTCCAAACTCTTATGATGCTTTCAGTAGGTACAGAACCAGATCCTTTGTATTTAATAGAAGAGGAAATCGGAAAGAGCCTTGCACTCATTGgtacagggggaaagttcctaaactgaactccaatggcttacactctaagatcaagaattgataaatgggacctcatgaaactagaaatattctgtaaggcaaaggatactgtcaatagaaGAAATCAGCAACCTTCAGACGGGGAGAAAAAATCTTCACAAAtttcacatctgatagagggctaatatccaaaatatgtaaagaactcaagaagctaaactccaaaaaacaaacaacacaatcaaaaattaaaaaaattaaaaaaatggaagatAGAACTAAACATCGATTCAAAACAGAGGAGTTTTGactggctgaaaagcacctaaagaaatattcaaattctttagtaatcaaggaaatgctaatcaaaatgacactgagactccaccttacaccaatcagaatggctaagatcaaaacttcagatgacagcacatgttggtaaggatctggagaaataggaacacacTTCCATTGCttttgggattgcaaactgagacaaccactcaggaaatcttTCTGTagattcctcaaaaaattggaaatagatctacctgaacaTCCAACTATACACCTCTTGGGCATAGTCTCAAAAGAttccctaccatgccacaggagaATGTGTTACACTATGACCATATCATCCTTATTTTTGATAAACAATAGCTGGAAACAACATAAATGtcccacaatagaagaatggatactcaacttttaagaatgaggacatcctgaattttacaggcaaacagatggagctagaaaataccatcctgagtgaagtaactctgACCCTAAAGGACATGCAAGGAatttactcactaataagtacATATTATATTAGATGAAAAGTACATAATACCCAGGATAAAATTCGAAGAACTCAAGGAAGTTAAGAAGCTGAAGGATCCAATTGAGgttgcctcagtcccacttggaagggagaagaaagcaatcacagttGGGTGGAGGAAGGGATTATCCTGGTTGGGAGGAAGTCATGGTATTGAGTGGGAATGGGGACAAGGAGGAGAACATGAACATGTATTGGGTGGGGCAAATAGAATGAAACCCTGAGCgccaacagaaagaaaggaaacaagaaactTTGAGAGGTAGAAGGTAGGGAGACTGTCCAAAATGTATCAGGAACCTGGGAGGTAAGAggctttcaggactcaaaggaagggacttCAGACTAAATGCcttacagtagggagaggaactTTCCATGTCCACCTccagcatcaagtgagggatggggttaccattcCATATCCAAAAgctctgacctataattgttcctatctgaaagaacttcagggacaaacaTGGAGAAGGGTCTTGAGGAAAAGTAGGTACAACAACAGGCCCAACATAGGATCCAGCTCAAGCGGAGATCCTAGAACATAACACTATACCTGAAtttatggagtgctcacaaaatgggaactatcatgactgccctgcAAAAtaaccaacaagcagctgaaaaagtcagatgcagatctTTAcgcccaaccaatggacagaatctgctggcccctgtggttgaattaggaaaaaactgaaagaagcaaGGAGGAGGGTGTGctgtaggagggccagcagtttcaattaacctgtAACAAATGAGATCTTTCatacactggaccaccaaccaggcaacatataacaggtgatatgaggccccagcacatatacagaagaggaaTGTAGGGTCTGAtttcagtcagaaaagatgcacctaaccctcaagagactggagtccccaggtATTGGAGAGATCTGGTGGGGTGAGAGGTCGGGGTGGgtacatcctcatggagacaggggggatGGAGTTatgagatgtggagcagtcaTGGGGTGGACTGGGAGGGTGATAAAATCtgatttgtaaaaaaataaataaataaaatttaaaaaataaatattttaccaaTCTCctaaaaacacataataaaatatatgtatgatgtTTGATATTGTAAACTCCTTAATGACATGCAAATTTTCATGAGATCAGTATTATATGTGAGATATACGTTGCATTTTGCCATTGATTTTCAGATACTCAACTTCTCATAATTTCTACTAATAATGTATTAATCCTGACTTAATTTGTTTCTAAATTTGAGAGCACTTGGTGTTCATGACAGATATTTCACTATATCCTCAAGTGAAATaacattcttaaatttttttcttttcttttttatttaataagaaaaattatcagacaaaattcatattattttaaaaatttctaggTTATACAAATGAACATGTGAGGCAGAAATATTTAGTAACTTGTCTAAGTATAtagctttcattttaaagtaatgaGTGTAAAATCATTGGtctcattaatatattttacatgtaataTATGAGCTTTAAACTTGCTaagaaattttcaatatttatcaaaattatttaattaggGTGTAtactggtttgaatgagaatgatcccCTAGgttcatatacttgaatgcttagtccctgtttggtagaactgtttgagaaggatttcAGATGTGGTCATGAAGGATTACCTTTGTTCTTATTGGATGAAGTGTTTTACTAAGGATGGGCTTCATGCTTTCAAAAACCAACCCACTTCTAGCTTTGTATACAATTTAAGCAGATGATTAGATGTGATCTCTTAGCTACTATTCCATTCCCATATCTGCCTGTTGAATTCTCCTAGTCATATTGTTTATAGGCTAACTAATATTCTGAAACTCTATAAAACTCCCAAGATAGTTCCTTCCCTTAAACGTTACCTTCACACAAAACTAAGAGAGCAAAACACAGCAAAGTGATTTTGTAGAGCTGGATTAATGACAGAGTATTTAGAAGCAGGTGTGACTTCTTGGGCTTGATCCAGATCAATGAAAAGAAGCACgacatttgttttttcctttttgtttgttttgttttgttgttgttgttgttgttgttgttgttgttgttgttgttgtttgagacagggtttctctgtatagccctggctgtcctggaacaaaccTTCTGgataaggctggcctcgaaatcagaaatctgcctgcctctgcctcccaagtgctgggattaaaggcgtgtgccaccactgccttgcaAAGcacaagttttaaaatgttatttgtgaATATCTTGGGAGACAtgatacattaaatataaacttgaaatgatatgttaaatagaaagaaagtttGAATGAAATCTGTGGAATATTACTGTTAAGGattcacaaacaaaaccaaaaggaattATAACAAAAATTTCCCTTAAGAGATGAGATCAATGGGAGATGGGAGTTCAATATTGGCTTAAGGACTAATGACATACCAATCCCTAAAGAGAAGGTAATATCTTAGTCCCGGAGTTCATAAAGATATATCATGGTCCAGCATATAAAGGAAagcactcattttctttttataatgggAATTTGGGCTCTAGGAAGAGACTGGTGAAGGCTTTACTGTGGATTCACAGGTAAGTGCACTATAGAGGTAACGACATAATTTTTTCTGGTGTCTCCTCCAGTCCAAGAGTGAACATGATACAAGCTATTTATCTTTGATCTAGCTCTTCAAAGGATTAAGAATTTacactatattttattatcagcactttaaaaagatttccaaaaatatgaaaacttaattttgtttcaaattcTTCAAATCCAAGAAACAGAATTGTAGATTGATATAATCTTTGGGACAGCAAGGTCAGGTCTTAAAAAACAGATACTGCTATCTCTCctattataaatacataaaaagatttctactatttctttagaggttgaCATACTTACATTAttatctccttcctcttcctacttTCAACCACCCTTATTAAGTTCCTATgctctttttctcatttatgCTCTCCTTTTCACTAACTtgcataccatacacatacatacaagcacagatacatatgcacaaCCTACTCAgtactattttatgtatgtattgaaGTCCATGTTAGTGTATAACTTTTATGTAAGACCTTATCTTGAAACATCCATGAAATctaaaatgaatcattttaaatttacaaCTTCTTTTGAATAATTTACTCCTTGTGAGATGCCCAAAGTGAAGCTAATGCACATATGCTTCCACCCCAACAAACTTCCTTTTAAGTTTTGGGGGTAAACATAACTCATAGAAAATGAGTAGACAGACAGTTGCAGGATGTAACATATTCAGACTCAAGAACACAGCAAAGCCTTATGTATTACTAACATGCTGAACACTGGGTCTTCAGAATTGAATCATATTTTGTAACTGAATCATTTTACTCTTAACATTTCTTGACTTGGTCTTCCATAGAATCCACCAAGCAGTTGAGGGGTTTTCAGGCATTCCCAGCACATGTGTCATACGTATGGCAGAGCAAACAGTTGTAAAGTCTCTGTGGCACTTTAATTTCACTGTTATCTTTTATCTCCACAGATTCTATTAGAGAAGAATGGTCCTGACAAATGGCTCTTTGGTAACAGAATTCATTCTCTTGGGTTTAACAGATAACCCTGACCTCCAAATACCCCTCTTCTTAGTTTTCCTAGTAATATATATGATAACAGTTTTNGGGAATTTGACCTTGATCCTTCTAACTGGGCTGAACTCTCACCTTCACACCCCTATGTACTTTTTCCTCTTTAACTTGTCCTTCATAGACATCTGCTATTCTTCTGTTGTTACACCCAAAATGCTGATGAACTTTGtgctaaagaaaaatgttattggTTTTACAGGATGCATGACTCAACtctacttctgtttttttgtcATCTCTGAATGTTATGTCCTGACAGCNatggcctatgatcgctatgtggcTATCTGCAATCCACTCATGTATAATGTTGCCATGTCTCCTAAAGTCTGTTCCTATCTTATGCTTGGTTCATATTTGATGGGATTTTCTGATGCCATGATNCANACTGGATGNATNCTGAGACTGACCTTCTGTGATGGGAACACCATCAATCACTACTTCTGTGATCTTCTGCCTTTGATGCAGCTCTCCTGCACAAGCACCTATGTAAATGAGGTAGAGATTTTCATTGTAGCAGGGAAAGATATCACTGTGCCTAGTATTGTTGTCTTTATTTCTTATGGCTTCATCCTCTCTAATATTCTCCAAATAAAATCCACTGGGGGCAGATCAAAAGCCTTCAACACCTGCAGTTCTCATATAATTGCTGTTTCCCTGTTTTATGGATCATGTGCATTTATGTACCTAAAACCCTCCTCAGTTGGATCTTTGAATGAGGGAAAagtctcttctgtcttctataCCATTGTGGTCCCCATGTTGAACCCTTTAATCTACAGTTTGAGAAATAAAGATGTTAAACTTGCCCTGAGAAAAACTTTGAGCAGGAAAAAGTTTTAGTGATAATCATAATCTTTAGGACAATTATGTCAAatccaatattttcttttgtgtagtgCCTTCTTCACTATCTTGTTTTTTCATCACAggaagtaatttttattttttttccttatttttgacataagttttctttgtttccacaGTGTTGTCTCATGTACGTTTAttctataaatgtttttaaactagTTTTCATTAACTAAAGGCTTTGCAAATTTGTTAATCTATCATTTGTTaagtgattaaataaaataaaaatgataagtcATTATCATATTTGACAATGTTCTTTAATTATGTCtctttaaaattactttgttcTGATTCAGTTGTTTCCTTACTGATTAAAAATATACCTCCAAGACTTCTTTAGTcacattaattaatatatatatatatatatatatatatatatatatatatatatacacacacacatatatatataatgaccaAGATTATACAGTTTAATATGATTAGAGGAACTTAGTGTAAAAATGCTCATTAAATTAAAAGTCCAAAGTAATCTATTAATCTTGATTTCAAGTCTAGCATGTTTAATATGGACTTAGTctactgcattttaaaaatactatttaactAAGGCAATATTGGGATAACAAGGTCCCTTTTGGACTTTGGTTGTGGATTCTTCCCCAATATAATGCTAATTCAAActgcatttctttgttttatcataCCATCTGGGGATACAAAACAagttgttacttttctttttgagtAACAAGATGCATATTTTGCCAGTGCAGTTCGAAAAGGATTAGCTGAAATTTGGCCTTCTGATTTCTTATGAAAAGATAATGAAATGCTTTCAGAATGTTGTATTGCTCTGTGGACAATGCTTAATGTTATGATTTCTATTTGACTGATTGATTCATTGCTCCTCTTTGGTTCTTTTCAGTGTCTTGATTTTCTTGCTAAGGTTTTCCTCTATGCTTTTTAATGTTATGTTTGAGATGTGTTCCTGGGTTGTCTGAGTCCTAAATTGATTTCCATGTTTTACTCATCTGCACATTTGAGTAGTCTATGTGGTCATTTATACCTTTGTAAAGCATGCCttggaattttttatttctatgtattttcctGTTCTAgacaattcataaaataaatctgattactatattttcctttatgattgcctttatatatgtttgtgagaTTCATCCAAACTATAGAATGAGTCTAAGCAATATTTTTACAGCTAAATAAATTCAGAACAAGAGATATAGAACATATTGTTTATGCATTCATTAGTTAATATATACATGTTAAATTCATACAAAATGAactacatgttttattttatttttgttttgtgagagtTTTTAGagaatgtttacttttatttcttttttgtttgtcattctttatttcattgacattttatttgattgtttttgtctctgcttGAGAAGGAACATAAAGTTGAATGGATAAAGAGGTGGGAGGACCTGGGAAGATTTGAGGGATTGGAAAgtgataaaaataatgtatttgaagaaatattttaataaaagtataaaactgGTAGGtagttatttataaataatgcctaaaatgcatttatttattagaaccaagtttattttatagaaatacattttcaatttcattcaCTACCACTTAAAGGAAGAACTGCTAACTAACATAGTGACTGTTTCTATTTATTCAAACTGTTATCTTAGACGATTAAGTGTTTCTGTTTCATTacatttctattccattgtttATAGTTATAAGCAACCTATGAAAGATGTCAGATCTTCTCCACTGCCATAAACATTTGTTATTGTCCTTCTTTTATATTACCCCCAGATTGGGTGATTTTGGGGTTAATAGTAAAACCAGCTTAATATGAAATGTGTATCCTGTGAGGTTAAAGTAATACAAAAAATATTatgcaaaaaatattttcaaatcaacNGCAGAACATAATCCACCTNAGGACTTNNAGATANTGCCAATACTCATGACACTGGCCTGTTCCCATGGTCTGTGGCACCTTTCAGGGTACTAGGAGAAGGTGTCCCTGAAGGTGATACCCATGGAAGCAGCAGCAGTAGAGACAGTAGCATTGCACCATTAAGAAACAGAAACTTGGGAATTCCACTGAAGAAATGCTAATGCACAGGCTTTGAGACCCATCTCAGCTGTACTGTCCATGAATAAGCATGATTTGGTGTGTGCTCAACATCATCAAAAGgtgattgtggaaggactttggatcTTTGGGCTCGAAGATCcgtttggtgttaagagctctgtgggatactgtgtaggagcttggaagataatgttgaaaacATTGCAAAAGATGGAggccttgtgaaatttcagagaaaaattaaaagactcttatcagggctaTATTTTGATTATGAAGAATCTGTGGTTTGGGTTATCTGGgtctgaagaatcagctgtgattaacaagataccagaactactaatgCAAAAACTGCACTACtggaacaattgatgctggttagctggagctaaaaattagtggtgattaagaagagaccagcatcattgagaagaaatcttctgggaagtattgtCTGatagcacagaggctgtgtttcagagatagccaaagtcGTACCTTGTGCTGTGGATAGACTTGGTATTGCGAAAGACTCAGCCAGGTGGTActtgttttgaaagcatgaaggtatcctgaagagcagctgagactcagcactgtgagaggccatggaaggccattggtgaaggtgcatcCTCAGTTGtggttgatggcccaggacttgAAGGGGTCAAGCAAAGGACTTGAGGCTtgccaccatgaagagagcctattaGAGTCTATTGGTGAAAactagttacagcagaagacagcagtgatttggagatgccagtaccatgaataCCCACCAAAAACAGTAGCAACAGTGgggtacaggcatctggagcctagaggatgaggtgtgtgctacaaagagcagagctggagaagtgaccaatcccttggaggaatccagaagatcGTGAATGGATTCTAGAtgttggacagttggagtttgattttgcttttgattgtgacagtgccctgatatttttccctcttgaaggaagtattttagtggaacccacaataagacttttaatttttaaagaatttggattttaaaagagtccaggtggtggtggtgtacgcctttaatcccagcacttgggaggcagaggcaggtagatttctgagttccaggccagcctggtctacaaacttagttcctggacagccagggctacacagagaaaccctgtcttgaagaaccaaaaaaaaaaaaaaaaagaaaaagaaaaagaaagaaaagagaaaaagattgcatattttaaagggatcaaaattttaagaatttgcagactgtggaacttttaaagttatttactGTTCCATGCCAAGCATCTtcccactcctccattgctagtcaTAAAGGCTCCATCACCTACCAAAAGAGGATGAtgaggaaacaggaaaacaaattttGAAAGGTATATTAATTGATTGGAAGAGACCAGAAACTTCTAACATTTTTCATACAAACTATTAATAATCAAGTATGGATACATAAATCTGGCTAGGAGGTAATAAGATTTTATAAAAAGAGTTTCAGAagttttaatgtaattttatttatacttgcTCATCGTTTTTGTTTAGGAAATTATGAAAGATtatattattattccttttttatttaatgataaaAGAGAAGTCATGGGACTCTCACAAATTAGTCATTTTAAAGAGTGATGATGAGCTCACAGAGTCACTTGCATCAGAGCTTATCTCTGATATATGTGCACtggcattttataaatattgaaaaatcattttgtttttatgaacaaTGTGCTCTCTCTTTTATGTGTCACAATTGAAAAGTCATCTTGTCCTTTGGCTGCTTGTCCAGAAGTGAGATAGCTTGATCCCTTGGTAGacatagttttagttttagaaaagCTTCCGTTTTGCTGTTCCATCTCATTTCCCATGAGATGCATGTGACTAAATGAATAAAGTATTATTATATTTGGCCCATGTATTCAGTGTAAATGAATTAAGACAACATACCTCTGATTAATATGTGGATGAACTTTTCTCATTAAGAGAATCTATACTTTCTTAAAAACTAATAAAGATAGGCATTAATGTAGCTGAGGGCACTTTAATGGCTGAATTATTACTATTCCTTTCTAATGTTGACAATTTCACTGGTGCTTTGTGTACTAAACAGCATGATATGttcaaatacata from the Mus pahari unplaced genomic scaffold, PAHARI_EIJ_v1.1 scaffold_12678_1, whole genome shotgun sequence genome contains:
- the LOC110314815 gene encoding olfactory receptor 8B3-like is translated as MVLTNGSLVTEFILLGLTDNPDLQIPLFLVFLVIYMITVXGNLTLILLTGLNSHLHTPMYFFLFNLSFIDICYSSVVTPKMLMNFVLKKNVIGFTGCMTQLYFCFFVISECYVLTAMAYDRYVAICNPLMYNVAMSPKVCSYLMLGSYLMGFSDAMXXTGXXLRLTFCDGNTINHYFCDLLPLMQLSCTSTYVNEVEIFIVAGKDITVPSIVVFISYGFILSNILQIKSTGGRSKAFNTCSSHIIAVSLFYGSCAFMYLKPSSVGSLNEGKVSSVFYTIVVPMLNPLIYSLRNKDVKLALRKTLSRKKF